A single window of Methylobacterium nodulans ORS 2060 DNA harbors:
- the tpiA gene encoding triose-phosphate isomerase, translated as MAGLRPRPLVAGNWKMNGTRASLPVLEAVIAGLTPELASRIDVLVCPPATLVGTFAAAAAGTPVRIGGQDVHAAPSGAHTGCIAAEMLADLGATHTIVGHSERRADQHETDAQVCAKALGARRAGLVAIICVGETREEREAGRTLAVVRGQLAGSLPDGATAADTVIAYEPVWAIGTGLTPTAADVAEVHGLIRRELQARLGAEGDRVRILYGGSVKPSNAAELMAVPNVDGALVGGASLKAEDFLGIAAAYA; from the coding sequence ATGGCTGGGCTGCGACCGCGTCCGCTGGTGGCGGGAAACTGGAAGATGAATGGCACGCGGGCCTCGCTTCCGGTGCTGGAGGCCGTGATTGCCGGGCTGACGCCGGAGCTGGCCTCCCGCATCGACGTGCTGGTCTGCCCGCCCGCGACCCTCGTCGGCACCTTCGCGGCCGCCGCCGCCGGCACGCCGGTGCGCATCGGCGGCCAGGACGTGCATGCGGCCCCGAGCGGCGCCCATACGGGCTGCATCGCCGCCGAGATGCTGGCCGATCTCGGCGCCACGCACACGATCGTCGGCCATTCCGAGCGGCGGGCTGACCAGCACGAGACCGACGCGCAGGTGTGCGCCAAGGCGCTCGGCGCCCGGCGGGCCGGCCTCGTCGCCATCATCTGCGTGGGCGAGACCCGGGAGGAGCGCGAGGCCGGCCGCACCCTCGCGGTGGTGCGCGGCCAGCTCGCCGGCTCCCTGCCGGACGGCGCCACCGCCGCCGACACGGTGATCGCCTACGAGCCGGTCTGGGCGATCGGGACGGGGCTCACGCCCACCGCCGCCGATGTGGCGGAGGTGCACGGGCTGATCCGCCGGGAGCTTCAGGCGCGGCTCGGCGCCGAGGGGGACCGGGTCCGTATCCTCTATGGCGGCTCGGTGAAGCCGTCGAACGCCGCCGAGCTGATGGCGGTGCCGAATGTCGACGGGGCCCTGGTCGGCGGCGCGAGCCTGAAGGCGGAGGATTTCCTCGGCATCGCGGCGGCCTACGCGTAG
- a CDS encoding SurA N-terminal domain-containing protein yields the protein MLQGFRAASQSWLGKIVITVVFGLLIAGLAIFGIGDIFRGSGSSTVATVGSTKISAEAVRSAYQNQIQRLARQVRRPITPDQARALGLDREVLSALVTEATLDQKTRDLGLRVSDDTVIRLIKEEPAFKGANGAFDIALFNDTLRQAGLSEAAFVQEQRAVAARLQLAEAITADLPVPLAVREAIHRYTAERRAAAFILLPESAAGEIPAPTDEEVKTYYDEHRSAFRAPEYRSVNLLVLDPATLAKPDAVTDAEARARYDADKSRYGTPERRTIQQIVFPNEADAAAALARIRSGEAPFESIAGERGLDPKSLDLGTFSRSELFDPAVADAAFGLQQGVVSEPVKGRFGTVLLRVTAIEPGSVKPYEEVAGQIRTEIARERAGDNLEKVHDAIEDQRAGAKPLAEIARERELPLITVASVDAQGRDPQGKPVEGLPDKDAVLPALFRAEMGADSEALRTRSGGYVWYDIVKVDPAHDRPLPEVRDDVVAQWKAEEVERRLSAKAREAAERLDKGEAIEAVASSLGLEAKTASDLARGRAKDGLTPESIGRIFATPVDKTGSASAGDKVRVAFKVTSATVPPLAAGSQGNVEQQFRSALADDILAQYIADARKEAGVSINESAFRRAIGGEY from the coding sequence ATGCTCCAGGGGTTCCGCGCCGCAAGCCAGAGCTGGCTCGGCAAGATCGTCATCACGGTCGTGTTCGGCCTGTTGATCGCGGGCCTCGCGATCTTCGGCATCGGCGACATCTTCCGGGGCAGCGGCAGCTCCACCGTCGCGACGGTCGGCAGCACCAAGATCTCGGCGGAGGCCGTGCGCAGCGCCTACCAGAACCAGATCCAGCGCCTCGCCCGGCAGGTCCGCCGCCCGATCACCCCCGACCAGGCCCGGGCGCTCGGCCTTGATCGCGAGGTGCTGAGCGCCCTTGTCACCGAGGCGACCCTCGACCAGAAGACCCGCGACCTCGGCCTGCGCGTCTCCGACGACACCGTGATCCGCCTGATCAAGGAGGAGCCGGCCTTCAAGGGCGCGAACGGCGCCTTCGACATCGCGCTGTTCAACGACACCCTGCGGCAGGCGGGCCTGAGCGAGGCCGCCTTCGTGCAGGAGCAGCGCGCCGTCGCGGCCCGGCTCCAGCTCGCCGAAGCGATCACCGCCGACCTGCCGGTGCCGCTCGCCGTGCGCGAGGCGATCCACCGCTACACCGCCGAGCGCCGGGCGGCCGCCTTCATCCTCCTGCCGGAGAGCGCCGCGGGCGAGATCCCCGCCCCCACGGACGAGGAAGTCAAGACCTACTACGACGAGCACCGCAGCGCCTTCCGGGCGCCCGAGTACCGCAGCGTGAACCTCCTGGTCCTCGACCCGGCGACGCTCGCCAAGCCCGACGCCGTCACGGATGCCGAGGCCCGCGCCCGCTACGACGCCGACAAGAGCCGCTACGGCACGCCGGAGCGCCGCACCATCCAGCAGATCGTGTTCCCGAACGAGGCCGATGCGGCCGCGGCACTCGCCCGCATCCGCAGCGGCGAGGCACCCTTCGAATCGATCGCCGGCGAGCGCGGCCTCGACCCGAAGAGCCTCGATCTCGGCACCTTCTCCCGCTCCGAACTGTTCGACCCGGCGGTCGCGGACGCGGCCTTCGGCCTCCAGCAGGGCGTGGTCAGCGAGCCCGTGAAGGGGCGGTTCGGCACCGTCCTCCTGCGCGTCACCGCGATCGAGCCCGGCAGCGTCAAGCCCTACGAGGAGGTTGCCGGGCAGATCCGTACCGAGATCGCCCGCGAGCGGGCCGGCGACAACCTGGAGAAGGTGCACGATGCCATCGAGGATCAGCGCGCGGGCGCCAAGCCGCTCGCCGAGATCGCCCGCGAGCGGGAGCTTCCGCTGATCACGGTCGCCTCGGTCGACGCGCAGGGCCGTGACCCGCAGGGCAAGCCCGTCGAGGGCCTGCCCGACAAGGATGCGGTGCTCCCCGCCCTCTTCCGCGCCGAGATGGGCGCCGACAGCGAGGCGCTGCGCACCCGCTCCGGCGGCTACGTCTGGTACGACATTGTCAAGGTCGATCCGGCCCACGACCGGCCGCTCCCGGAGGTGCGCGACGACGTCGTCGCCCAGTGGAAGGCCGAGGAGGTCGAGCGCCGGCTCTCCGCCAAGGCGCGCGAGGCCGCCGAGCGGCTCGACAAGGGCGAGGCGATCGAGGCCGTGGCCTCCTCGCTCGGGCTGGAGGCGAAGACCGCGAGCGACCTCGCCCGCGGCCGCGCCAAGGATGGGCTCACCCCGGAGAGCATCGGACGCATCTTCGCGACGCCGGTGGACAAGACCGGCTCGGCGAGCGCCGGCGACAAGGTCCGGGTCGCCTTCAAGGTGACCTCCGCCACCGTGCCGCCTCTTGCGGCCGGGTCGCAGGGCAATGTCGAGCAGCAGTTCCGCAGCGCGCTCGCCGACGACATCCTCGCCCAGTACATCGCCGATGCACGCAAAGAGGCCGGCGTCTCGATCAACGAGAGCGCCTTCCGGCGCGCCATCGGCGGCGAATATTAA
- the trpE gene encoding anthranilate synthase component I: MLVTPSLDAAQAAYAAGQPVLLRATLVADLETPVAAFLKLKAGREGAAFLLESVEGGAVRGRYSMIGLDPDLVWRCSGGTAERADAPDLDRFVPDDRPPLDSLRDLIAESAIPGDAALPPMAAGLFGYLGYDMVREMERLDPPKPDPIGVPDAILVRPTVMVVFDAVRDEIAVVTPLRPVPGQPAKAACEAALNRLERVAETLEGPLPVEAWANPTEIPAPAPVSNTTPEEFHAMVARAKAYIAAGDIFQVVLSQRFEAPFALPAFALYRSLRRVNPAPFLCYLDFGTFQIVCSSPEILVRVRDGKVTIRPIAGTRRRGATPEEDGALAEELLADPKERAEHLMLLDLGRNDVGRVAQIGSVTVTDSFFLEYYSQVMHIVSNVEGRLDPRHDALGALVAGFPAGTVSGAPKVRAMQIIDELEREKRGPYAGCIGYFGADGQMDTCIVLRTAVVKDGRMHVQAGAGIVHDSDPASEQQECVNKAKAQFRAAEEAVRFAAQARRGQ, encoded by the coding sequence ATGCTGGTCACGCCCTCGCTCGATGCCGCGCAGGCCGCCTACGCGGCGGGCCAACCCGTGCTCCTGCGCGCCACCCTCGTCGCCGACCTGGAAACCCCCGTCGCCGCCTTCCTGAAGCTCAAGGCCGGGCGCGAGGGCGCGGCCTTCCTGCTCGAATCCGTCGAGGGCGGCGCCGTGCGCGGGCGCTACTCGATGATCGGCCTCGACCCGGACCTCGTCTGGCGCTGCAGCGGCGGCACGGCCGAGCGGGCGGATGCCCCCGATCTCGACCGCTTCGTCCCCGACGACCGCCCGCCCCTCGACAGCCTGCGGGACCTCATCGCCGAGAGCGCGATTCCCGGCGACGCAGCCCTGCCCCCGATGGCGGCCGGCCTGTTCGGCTATCTCGGCTACGACATGGTCCGGGAGATGGAGCGGCTCGATCCGCCGAAACCCGACCCGATCGGCGTGCCCGACGCCATCCTGGTGCGTCCGACCGTCATGGTGGTGTTCGACGCCGTGCGCGACGAGATCGCGGTCGTCACGCCACTCCGCCCCGTCCCCGGCCAGCCGGCTAAAGCCGCCTGCGAGGCGGCGCTGAACCGCCTGGAGCGGGTGGCCGAGACCCTCGAAGGCCCCCTCCCCGTCGAGGCGTGGGCGAACCCGACCGAGATCCCGGCGCCCGCGCCCGTCTCGAACACGACGCCGGAGGAGTTCCACGCCATGGTGGCGCGGGCCAAGGCCTACATCGCGGCCGGCGACATCTTCCAGGTCGTGCTCTCGCAGCGCTTCGAGGCCCCCTTCGCTCTGCCCGCCTTCGCGCTCTACCGCTCGCTGCGCCGCGTGAACCCGGCGCCCTTCCTCTGCTACCTCGATTTCGGCACCTTCCAGATCGTCTGCTCCTCGCCCGAGATCCTGGTGCGGGTGCGCGACGGCAAGGTCACCATCCGCCCCATCGCCGGAACCCGCCGCCGCGGCGCCACGCCCGAGGAGGACGGGGCGCTCGCCGAGGAGTTGCTGGCCGATCCCAAGGAGCGGGCCGAGCACCTGATGCTGCTCGATCTCGGTCGCAACGACGTCGGCCGCGTCGCGCAGATCGGCAGTGTCACGGTGACGGATTCCTTCTTCCTGGAATATTACAGCCAGGTCATGCACATCGTCTCGAACGTCGAGGGGCGGCTCGACCCCCGCCACGACGCGCTCGGGGCCCTGGTCGCGGGATTTCCCGCCGGCACCGTCTCGGGCGCCCCGAAGGTGCGGGCGATGCAGATCATCGACGAGCTGGAGCGCGAGAAGCGCGGGCCCTATGCGGGCTGCATCGGCTATTTCGGCGCCGACGGGCAGATGGACACCTGCATCGTGCTGCGCACCGCCGTGGTCAAGGACGGCCGCATGCATGTCCAGGCTGGCGCCGGCATCGTCCACGATTCCGATCCGGCCTCCGAGCAGCAGGAATGCGTGAACAAGGCGAAAGCCCAGTTCCGTGCCGCCGAGGAGGCCGTGCGCTTCGCCGCGCAGGCCCGGCGGGGGCAGTAG